The genome window GTGACGACGACAGTTTGATTGAACCGCTCTAAATAGGTTTTGATAAACTGGATTTGCGTTGACTTGCCAGCACCTTCAATACCTTCAATACTGATAAATTTACCGATCATTGTTTATTCAATTGATACTTTCTTACCGCTTTATTGTGGTCGGCCAGATTGGATGAAAAGATATGTCTGCCATCTATACCCGTTGCTACAAAGTATAAGCTGTTACCTTTAGCTGGATGAAGTGCAGCGTTGATTGATTCTCTACTTGGTAAACAAATAGGGGTCGGTGGTAAACCACTACGTGTGTATGTATTGTAGGGAGTGTCAGTTCTCAGATCTTTCTTACGTAAATTACCATCAAAGTTTTTCCTGATGCCATAAATCACAGTTGGATCTGTTTGTAGCCGCATGCCTTTTTCTAGTCTGCGCACAAATACACCAGCAATTTCTGGTCGCTCATCAGCCACGGCGGTTTCTTTTTCGATAATAGACGCCATGATCAACACCTCATAAGGTGATTCATATGGAAGGTCCTTAGCACGATATTCCCATGCTTGTTTTAAGACCGTCTGCATCTGTTCGTATGCACGTTTCAAAAATTCAATATCGGTGGTACCAGTAGGAAAATGATATGTTTCAGGAAGAAACCAACCCTCACCTACTACATCTGGTTTGCCTAAGGCTTTCATGACCTCACTTAGCTCCGCCTTTTCTATGGTGTGTTTGATTTTTGGATGAGCGGCTACTACATCAATAAGTGACTGTGCTGTCATTCCCTCAACGATGGTCAGTGAGTTCATTATCACTTTGCCAGAGACGAGTTTATTCATGACTTCTGGCAAGGTATCACTCGGGGACAACTCATATTCACCTGCTTTAATCTTGCTGGCTAAGTCATTGACTCTTCCATAAATTCGCAAGTGTATCGGCGTGATTGGAGTAATATTTTGCTCGTATAATTGCTGACTGACACGCTTAAGATTACTACCCGGTTCGACAACAAATGCTACCGGCTCAGCAATGGAAAGCGGTGTGGTCATAAAACGGTTGTATTGGATAACAATATAGGTACAGATGACAGCAGCTAACAACGCCGGCATGAGAGTTTTTAATAAAATCGTATTCTTCATATCAATTGTCAGTAGTGCTCAATGCCTTTTGCAAACGTTGTGTTATAGTGCCGTGAGACCATGTTTTATTGGTTCCGCTCAGTGCAGTGACTGGCCATATGTTAATCAGACTGTTTGTGAGGAAGACTTCATCCGCTTGGTACAAATCATCCATGTTTAAGGTCGTTATTTCAGTGGGCATATTTAAAACTGAGGCAAGTTCTATTACTCGCTGACGCATAATCCCTTCTATCCCGCTCTCATTCAGATTCGGTGTCAATAAATGTTCATCTTTGACCAGAAACAGATTACTCATTGTCCCTTCAACAAGCCGGTCTTGGTAGTCTAACATCAAGCCTTCTGCAATCGCGTCAGTAGACCATTCATTACGCGCTAGCACTTGTTCAAGACGGTTCAAATGCTTTATGCCAGCCAATAGTGGATTCGAAGAAAGTCGTATTGAACAGAGTTGAACTGTGACGCCTTCGGAATAATGAGTGGGATAGTCTGGTAAAGGATGACTGGCAATAATACGTTGGGGCAATGCATCCAGAGGCGGTTTATAGCCGCGCCCACCGCTACCACGAGTAATCATGATTTTTATCACAGCATCTTCTGCTGTCTGCGCACAAAGTGTGACTAACTCATGCTGAAGTAATGCTAAATCAGTGAAGTCGATTTGTAAGCGATTGCACCCGCGAAGTAATCGTTCAATATGGGCATCGAGGTATTCTAGTTTTCCATGTCGAAAAGGGATAGTTTCAAACAGACCGTCGCCGTATTGAAGGCCACGGTCTGCTACTGAAAGCGTTGTTGCCGGTTGACCATTTATCAGAATCACCGGTTCACTCAACTTAACTTAACTTTTTGAATATTACAGTACCGTTCGTACCGCCAAAACCAAATGAGTTAGACATGGCGACATCAATTTTCATTTGTCGTGCAGTGTTAGGTACGTAATCGAGGTCACAACTTTCATCCTGATTATCAAGGTTAATTGTTGGTGGTGCAACTTGGTCACGTATTGCAAGTAAGCTAAATACCGCTTCTACGCCACCTGCAGCACCCAATAGGTGGCCAATCATCGATTTAGTTGAACTTATCGCTACGTTGTTTGCCGCATCACCTAATGCTTTTTTGATGGCTTGTGTCTCAGCGGCATCACCTGCAGGAGTCGATGTGCCATGTGCATTGATATAATCGATTGCTTCAGGATTTAAACCTGCATCCTTGATCGCATTGACCATACAGCGTGCAGCGCCTTCTCCGCCTTCAGAAGGTGATGTCATATGATACGCGTCACTGCTCATGCCTGAACCAACAAGTTCAGCATAGATAGTGGCACCACGCTTCACTGCATGTTCATACTCTTCCAGGACAATGACACCCGCACCATCACCTAATACAAAACCATCACGGTCTTTATCCCACGGACGACTAGCCGCTGCAGGATCATCATTTCGCGTTGACAATGCACGTGCTGCGGCGAAGCCACCAAGACCGGTTTTCGATGTGGCCATTTCTGCGCCACCGGCAATCATGACATCGGCATCACCATATTGAATCATGCGTCCCGCAGCAGAGATACAGTGTGTACCCGTTGAGCAAGCTGTTACGATAGCCGTATTAGGCCCTTTCATTCCATACATGATGGATAAATTGCCCGATATCATATTAATGATATTACTCGGTACAAAGAAAGGTGAGATTTTACGAGGTCCACCATTCAAATAACTGTCGTAACCTGCTTCGATACCGGGTAAGCCGCCAATACCTGAACCAATAGCAACACCAATTCTTTCTGCATTTTCATCGGTAATAACCAGTCCAGCGTCTTCAATAGCTTCTTTGGCTGCTGCGATACCGTAATGAATGAAGGTATCCATTTTTTTGGCGTCTTTTTTAGGAATGACTGATGTGACGTCAAAATTTTTCACGCTCGCACCAAAGCGAACAGTAAAATCTGAAACATCAAACAACGTCAGCGGTGCTACACCACTTTTTCCTGCAACAATATTTTCCCAGCTTTCTTTTACTGTCAGCCCGACTGGCGTAACAGCTCCAAGACCAGTAACGACAACGCGTCTTTTCGACATCAGGTTTTCCCCTTAAACCTACAGGTATACATGACATAGCCGCCTAGCATGTTCTCACACACTAGACGGCTATCATAAGCGCTTTTAATTATATTAAGACTGATGTGCGTTAATATAAGAAACGGCTTCTTTAACTGTAGTGATTTTCTCAGCTTCTTCGTCTGGGATTTCACATTCGAAAGCTTCTTCCAAAGCCATAACCAACTCTACTGTATCCAGAGAGTCTGCGCCCAGGTCGTCGATAAATGAAGCATCCGCAGTTACTTCATCAGCGTTGACACCTAATTGTTCAACAACAATTTCTTTTACGCGAGCTTCGATATCACTCATAACTAATATTTCCTTTGGTGGTTAATACATCAAACAATGTGCAGGCATTTTATAGTGCCTGCACCATTGAGACAAGCTAAATGGCATTCATCTAACTTGACTCATAATTAAATTACTTAATTAATAGTCAGTTACAGACTATTAGCTCATATACATGCCGCCATTAACGTGCAATGTTTCTCCCGTCACATATCCAGCATGGGTACTGGCAAGATAACTCACCGCAGCGGCAATCTCCTCAGGTAACCCCAATCGCTTCAATGGGACTTGCTCAAGCAGCGCAGTCTTGTGAGCTTCTGGCAAAGAACTTGTCATATCGGTATCGATAAAGCCAGGAGCAACAGTATTGACCGTAATGCCGCGGGCACCCACTTCGCGAGCTAGAGACTTGCTGAAGCCGATTACACCAGCTTTTGCCGCTGCATAGTTAGTCTGGCCAGCATTGCCCATTGCACCCACTACAGACGTGATCGTAATAATTCTACCCCAGCGCGCTTTAGTCATCGCTCTTAGGCAACGTTTACTAAGCTTATAAATCGGAGTGAGGTTTGTATTAATGATGTCATCCCACTCATCATCTTTCATACGCATTAATAAGTTGTCACGTGTGATGCCAGCATTATTAACCAGAATTTCCGGCGCACCAAACTCAGACTCAATCGTCGAGACAACATTATCAATAGCATCAGCATCGGTGACATTAAGAACGATACCACGGCCTTGAATGTTGGCTTCTTTTAGAAAGTCTGAAATAGTCACGGCACCATTTTCAGATGTTGCTGTACCGATAACAGTTGCACCTTGCTCCCCCAAACTGATCGCAATCGCCTTACCAATGCCGCGTGTAGCTCCAGTGACCAGAGCAATTTTTCCATCTAAGCTCATTTTATTCTCCTAATGCTTGTTGTGCTTTCTCAAGCGTGGTCAAATCAAATAATGGCACTGCGTTAACTGATTTATCGATACGCTTTGTTAAGCCTGCTAAGACTTTTCCAGGACCACACTCAACAAGTTGACTCACATTTTCTGCTGCAAACCACTGCACTGTTTCCACCCAACGGACAGGACTGTATAACTGCTGAGCTAAAAGCGATTTAACAGACACCACATCGTCTGCTGCAGTTACGCTTGCATTGTGGATAACAGGCGTTGTTGGCATATGGATTGAAATTTCATCAAGTTTTTGAGCTAATTGCTCAGCCGCCGGGCGCATTAATGCACAGTGTGATGGCACGCTTACAGGCAGTATTAAGGCGCGCTTTGCACCTTTCTCTGTTGCTATTTCAGTGGCTTTTTTACCGCAGCTGTCGAACCAGCAATGACAACCTGACCAGGCGAGTTAAAATTTACAGCCTCAACAACACCGATAATGGATGCTTCGCTGCAGACATCACGTACGATATCATCTGACAGACCAAGAATCGCAGCCATAGCACCTTCACCAGCAGGGACAGCTTGCTGCATATATTGACCACGTAATTCAACCAATTTGACAGCGTCACTAAAATCGATAGCTTCTGCAGCGACAAGCGCTGTATATTCACCAAGACTGTGACCAGCAAAATAATCTGGCTTGATAGCAGAAACTGATTGCCATACACGCCACATGGCAATACCTGCTGTTAACATGGCAGGTTGAGTACGGTCTGTCTGGTTTAACGATTCTTCAGGACCATTTGAAACTAAATCCCATAGATCATAATTAAGTGCATCAGATGCTTGCTGGAATGTTTCTTTAACGATGTCATGTTCAGTAGCTATCTCAGATAACATACCGATTGATTGAGATCCCTGACCGGGAAAAACAAAAGCTGATTTCATTCATTACCCCTGAATATCAGTACTGAATAAGGGCTGAACCCCATGTGAATCCGCCACCAAAGGCTTCAAACAATAAAGTCTCACCACGTTTTATGCGACCATCACGTACCGCTACATCAAGCGCCAACGGTATTGATGCCGCTGAAGTATTACCATGTTTATCTACAGTAACCACAACGTGATCCATAGACATCTGTAGCTTTCGTGCTGTAGCCGCGATAATTCGAATATTAGCTTGATGGGGAATTAACCAATCGATATCGCTTTTATCAAGCTGATTAGCCTCCAGTGTTTCATCAACAATACTACTGAGCGTTTTGACGGCAACCTTGAATACTTCATTACCCTGCATATCGATATATGGAGATTCATCAGTCACTACGGAACCGGGACCCGTTGGGACTTGTAACAAACGATTGAAACTGCCATCTGAATGGATATGTGTTGAAATAATACCATGCTGTTCTGAGGCTTGAAGCACTACCGCTCCTGCCCCATCACCAAATAGCACACATGTATTTCTGTCAGTCCAATCGATGATGCGTGAAATAGTTTCAGCACCAACAACAAGCACATTCTTAACACCGCCAGATTTGATGAATTTATCGGCCACAGTCAGCGCATAAACAAAACCGGTACATACAGCTTGAATATCAAAGGCAGGACAGCCAGCGATGTTAAGTTTGGCTTGTAATAATGAGGCAGTACTTGGAAATATTTGTGTCGGTGTCGTCGTCGCCACAATAATCAGATCAATGTCATCATTGTTGATTCCAGCCGCTTCAATTGCTTTTAAAGACGCTTGATAAGCCAGATCTGTGGTTGTTTCATTCTCTGCAGCAATGTGACGCTCTTTGATTCCCGTCCGTTCTTTAATCCATTGATCACTGGTTTCTACCATTGACTCAAGATCATGATTGCTGAGTACTTTTTCTGGCAGATAGCTACCTGTACCCGCTATACGAGAATACATCACAATACTTGTCCTTCCAGTAACACTTCCAAGTGTTTTGTTATATTTTTAGGTACGTCCTGGGCGGCTTCTACAATAGCAATGTTAATGGCATTAGCGAACGCAAACTCATCTGCGCCACCGTGACTTTTAATCACGATACCTTGTAAGCCAATTAAATTCGCACCATTGTATGCACGCGGATCTAACTCGTTACGGAAATGTTTTAATACTGGTGAGGCAATTAATCCGGCCAATTTCGTCAACCAGTTTCGGGTAAATGATTGTCGCAAGTAATGACGAATCATATGAACAACGCCTTCACTCGTTTTCAACGCCACATTGCCGACAAAACCGTCACAAACAAGCACATCTGCTTCACCATGGTATAAACCATCACCTTCAACGTAACCGATGTAGTTAAGATCCGTTTGCTCTAGCAGCCGAGAGGCTTCTTTTACCCGCTCATTACCTTTGATTTCTTCTGAACCAATATTAAGTAAGCCAACCTTGGGTTTATCTTTACCATCAACCAATTCAGCAAGAACAGAGCCCATTAAAGCAAACTGAACCAGGTGTGCAGCACTTGAATCAACATTAGCCCCTAGATCCAGAACATAGGTATGCCCTTTCATCGTTGGCAAAGCTGAAACAATAGCGGGTCTTTCGATACCTGGTAATGTTTTTAAAACAAATCTGGCTGTAGCCATCAAGGCACCAGTATTACCGGCACTGACACAAGCAGCAGCTTGACCTTCTTTGACTAAGTTAATAGCCACTCGCATTGAGGAATCTTTCTTTCCGCGTAGTGCTTGGGAGGGTAATTCATCCATCTCTACCTGCTGAGAAGCATGATGGACAATTAATCTTGGTTCGTTATCAACACCATTTTTTTGAAGGTGTGAATGAATAGTTTCTTCATCACCAACAAGAATTAATGTGACATCTGGATGTTTTTTTAATGCTGATATGGCAGCGGGGATCACGACTTGAGGTCCGTGATCCCCGCCCATTGCATCAATTGATATCGTCAGGCTCAATTGTGTTTATGCCTTATTCGCTTTTATCCGCAACGACTTTACGACCACGGTAGTAGCCATCAGCTGATACGTGATGACGACGGTGTAACTCACCTGATGTAGAATCAACAGATAATGTTGTTTCTGTTAACGCATCATGTGAACGACGCATTCCACGACGTGATGCACTTTTTTTGTTTTGTTGAACAGCCATGACTAAAACTCCTAAGCCTTTTAAAAATTCAAAATTATTTTTTTGATTTCAATGCAGATAACACTGCAAACGGAGATGCCTGTTTTTCAGGTGTCTCCTCTATCTCTTCATCCCCAGATTGCCAGACTTCTTTCGGCAGACAATCAAAATCATGTTTAGGCACCAGGGGAAGTGCCAAGATTAATTCATCTTCAACCACGTCAGCAGGGTTCACAAACTCTGTTTCGTCAATTATCCAAGGCTCATACTGCTCTGATAATCGGCTAACAAGACGTTCATGCTTTACCAAACCTAACAGCGTATTGACTTCTACAGGGTAGAGTAACTCTTCCATACACCGCTCACAGGTCAGTGATAGTGTCGTCACAAAGTTACCTTGCATGTAGGGTGTGCCGGTTTGGTCAATATCAAATCGCATTTTGATTTTGACTGTACCTGAGTCACTAAATAAAGATGGCTTCAAACGTGACAGTTCTGTCAGTTCAATTTCACCTTCAAGTTCCCGTCCATTATGAGAAAATCGAAACGGATCAATTTCTTTTGGTAATTGCTGGCGCATAATCGACGGGATTATATAAGAAATATCGAAAAACAGCAAAGTGGATGCATTGTTGGCCTAATCATATTCAATTATTGTGTAACTCAATCACAGCATTACTTTTGTCAGAGTTTTGTTTGTTTAGATCGTTTCTCATGGCATCGATGTAATATAAGTAGTTCGCATCAATATCCCCAGTAATGTATTCACCATCAAAACATGATGTATCAAAACGCTCTACGTCCGACTTTTTATTGATCGCCGCTACCAAGTCAGGAAGATCTTGATAGACGAGCCAGTCGACACCTAATTGTTTTGATATTTCTTCAACATTTCTATCATGAGCCACAAATTCATTTGCTGATGGCATATCAATACCGTAAACGTTCGGGAAACGAACAGGTGGCGCGGCAGAAGCTAAATACACTTTATTAGCGCCTGCATCTCTTGCCATCTGAACAATTTGCTGTGATGTCGTACCACGAACAATAGAGTCATCTACTAAGAGAACATTTTTGCCCCTGAACTCTAAATCAATAGCATTTAATTTTTGACGAACGGACTTCTTACGCATGGTTTGGCCAGGCATAATAAATGTGCGACCGATATAGCGATTTTTAATAAAGCCCTCTCGATACACGACGCCCAAATCATAAGAAAGCTGTAAAGCGGCACTTCGACTGGTATCAGGTATCGGAATAACGACATCAATATCGTGTTCAGGAAATTCACGTTTAATTTTCTGCGCGAGTTTTGTACCCATGCGCATGCGACTTTTATGCACAGAAATGCCATCCATCATCGAGTCAGGACGAGCAAAATAAACGTACTCAAAAATACAAGGTGATTTCACTGGATTTTCAGCACATTGCTGAGAATAGAAGTTACCTTTTGTATCAATAAAGACACATTCACCCGGTTCAATATCACGGACTAATTCATAGTCGAGAATATCAACGGCAACACTTTCTGAGGCAACAACATACTCTGTACCCTGCTCTGTTTCGCGTTTACCGATGACCGCTGGTCGAATGCCATATGGGTCACGAAATGCCATGACGCCAACCCCTGAGATCATGGCAACAGCAGCATAAGCGCCTCTGCAACGACGATGAACCTGTGCGACCGCATTAAAAATATCTTGCGGTTGAGGTGTTAATTTTGAGCTGTTTTGTAACTCATGAGCTAATACATTGAGCAAAACTTCTGAATCAGAATCCGTATTCAAATGTCGACGATCTGTCTGAAATAATTCATCTTTCAGAACTTTTGTATTGGTAAGGTTACCGTTATGGGCAAGGGCAATACCAAATGGAGAGTTGACATAAAACGGCTGCGATTCAGCTGATGTCGAACAGCCAGCTGTAGGATAGCGGATATGACCAATACCCATCTTTCCTTTTAGGCGAATCATATGGCGAGTATGAAAGACATCCTTGACGAGACCATTATCCTTACGAAGAAAAAACTTGCCATCATCGTCACAAGTCATTATTCCAGCAGCATCTTGTCCACGATGCTGTAATACGGTCAATCCATCATATAAGGCCTGGTTAACCTCAGAATGACCAACAATACCAATAATTCCGCACATAATTTGCCCTGTCAGGAAGTTAATTGTAGTTGATATGCTGGGCGATATCTGCTGGTAACAGATCACGTACCCACACTGCTAACTTGATAAAATGTTCTAATAATATCGAGTTTTGCCACCAAGAATCTGCCGGCATAGGGGTTGCACCAGCGGCTAAAACCAAAATAGTCACTAACGCCACACCACGTATTAGTCCAAAAATAATACCGAGGGCGCGGTCTGTCCCCGTTAGTCCAGTTTTTTCGACAACTTGTGATATTAGATGGTTAACCATCGCACCGAGTATGAGCGTCACAGCAAATAAAACGAAAAAAGCAAGAAACAATCTTATTGAAGGCGTTGATATATATTCAGCTAACAATGTTGAGAGGTTTGAGTAAAAAAGTATGGCTACCCAAAAAGCTAGAATCCAGCTAGCCAATGAGAGTACTTCTTTCATGAAGCCTCGGACAATACTGATAGCGGCTGACATAAAAATCAGACCAATTATCAGATAGTCAACCCAAACCATAGTTACCCCGCAATCAGCTGCGATCTAAACGAGAAATTTTAACAGATTAACTATCAACAACCCAGAAGTTTTACAGTTATATTTCATGGTTGGATAGTTAGCTGAAAACACTTGTTAATATTGCAAAATCTGCGTAGATAACTTCAACTTTTTGTTCAATATTTTAGCCGTTTCTTCTAATTTATCGCGGTCTGAAACAGGTTGTAAGCGAACACGATAGATAGGTTTATCGTCTGTTTTGAGTATTTCAATCAAAGGATTGTAGCCCATAGACTCAAGTTCTTTTGATAAAGCGTCAGCATTATCACGAACACCGAAACTGGCGAGCTGTAACACCCATAACGTTTCGTTGTTTTTAGCTTCTGGAGCTGGAGCTGGAGCTGGAGCTGGAGCTGGAGCTGGAGCTGGAGCTGGAGCTGGAGCTGGAGCTGGAGCTGGAGCTGGAGCTGGAGCTGGAGCTGGAGCTGGAGCTGGAGCTGGAGCTGGAGCTGGAGCTGGAGCTGGAGCTGGAGCTGGAGCTGGAGCTGGAGCAGTATCTTGTTTTTCTGGCAGAGGTGTATCTTTTTCTGCTATTTTTTCGCCTTCGTCAGTTAGGCTAACATCGACTTCGGTAATTGGCTCGTCTCGTTCTGGCTCATCATCTAATGGTTCGATAACAGAGTCAAAAGGAATAGGCTTTTCAACGATATCTTCTATATCTTTTTTTGCAACGGATGCTAATAAGAACCAGGCAATGACACCAATCACTAAAACTAATAAGGCGGCGCCAATTAAGCGTTGCTTTTGTACTAGTGTCATTACCTGCTACTCCATTACTTAATGATGACTAGGTGAGTTTACCTCATGATACTTATTTTTATCACTGGTAATCACGCCCGCATCATCGGAAGGTGATGGCATATGCTGCAGAGCAACGTCCAGCACTTCATAAATCCATTTCACCGGTGTAATAGTCAAACCTTGTTTTACATTTTCAGGAATTTCTTTTAAATCCTTGATGTTATCGTGAGGTATCAGAACTGTATCGATACCACCGCGATGGGCAGCAAGTAATTTTTCTTTTAAACCACCAATGGCTAAGACTTCCCCACGAAGTGTGATTTCGCCGGTCATAGCCACATTGGCTTTGACAGGAATACCTGTAATCGCTGAAACAAGTGCTGTACACATACCGATACCAGCACTAGGCCCATCTTTTGGTGTTGCGCCTTCCGGTACGTGTACGTGCAAATCATGTGTTTGCAAGAAATCATCACTTATCCCCCAGTCAGCAGAACGTGAGCGTACAACGGTGGTCGCTGCTTGAATAGATTCTTGCATAACGTCACCCAGTTTACCGGTATAGGCAGACTTACCTTTGCCCGGCATAACCGCTGACTCAATGGTTAAGAGCTCACCGCCAACTTCTGTCCAAGCCAGACCGGTTACTTGACCTACACGATCGCTCTCTTCGGCCATTCCGTAACGGTAATGATAGACACCAAGGTAGGTTTCAATGTTTTCAGCAGTGACGACAACTTGTTGTTCTGGCTTTTCCGTCAAAATCTGTTTAACTAATTTGCGACAGATTTTTGAGATTTCACGCTGTAAGTTACGCACACCAGCTTCACGCGTATATCGGCGGATAATTTCCATTACCGCATCTTCTCTGATGTCGACTTCTTTCTCTTTAAGACCGTTATCTTTAATCGCTTTCGGCAAGAGATATTTCATCGCGATATTGAGTTTCTCGTCTTCTGTGTAACCCGCAAGGCGTATGATTTCCATACGGTCACGCAAAGCGTCAGGAATATTAAGTGTATTGGCTGTACAGACAAACATGACATCAGATAAATCATATTCAACTTCTAAATAATGATCAGCAAATGTCGAGTTTTGTTCAGGATCTAACACTTCTAATAATGCAGAAGCAGGATCACCACGGAAATCTTGCGCCATTTTGTCAATTTCATCTAATAGAAATAATGGGTTTTTAACTTCCGTTTTACAGATATTCTGTATCACTTTACCTGGCATAGAGCCGATATAAGTTCTACGGTGCCCGCGTATTTCAGCCTCATCTCTAACACCACCCAAAGCCATTCTTGTAAATTTACGATTAGTGGCTCTGGCTATTGATTGAGCAATAGATGTTTTACCCACACCAGGTGGGCCAACCAGGCAAAGAATCGGACCTTTTGATTTTTTGACACGCTTTTGTACAGCCAAGTATTCAACGATTCGTTCTTTGACTTTTTCCAGACCATAGTGATCTTCATCTAGGACATTTTCAGCCTTGTTTAAATCAAGGGTCACTTTAGAACGTTTTTTCCAAGGGACTTCTAACAAAGATTCAATATAGTTTCTGACAACAGTTGCTTCTGCAGACATCGGTGACATCATTCGAAGCTTTTTAAGTTCAGCATCAGCTTTAGCGCGTGCTTCTGCCGGCATTCCTGCCTTCTCAATGTTCGCAGCCAGTTCGTCAGTTTCGTTACCAGCCTCGTCAATTTCACCGAGTTCTTTTTGAACCGCTTTTAACTGCTCATTAAGA of Methylophaga marina contains these proteins:
- the mltG gene encoding endolytic transglycosylase MltG — its product is MKNTILLKTLMPALLAAVICTYIVIQYNRFMTTPLSIAEPVAFVVEPGSNLKRVSQQLYEQNITPITPIHLRIYGRVNDLASKIKAGEYELSPSDTLPEVMNKLVSGKVIMNSLTIVEGMTAQSLIDVVAAHPKIKHTIEKAELSEVMKALGKPDVVGEGWFLPETYHFPTGTTDIEFLKRAYEQMQTVLKQAWEYRAKDLPYESPYEVLIMASIIEKETAVADERPEIAGVFVRRLEKGMRLQTDPTVIYGIRKNFDGNLRKKDLRTDTPYNTYTRSGLPPTPICLPSRESINAALHPAKGNSLYFVATGIDGRHIFSSNLADHNKAVRKYQLNKQ
- the pabC gene encoding aminodeoxychorismate lyase encodes the protein MSEPVILINGQPATTLSVADRGLQYGDGLFETIPFRHGKLEYLDAHIERLLRGCNRLQIDFTDLALLQHELVTLCAQTAEDAVIKIMITRGSGGRGYKPPLDALPQRIIASHPLPDYPTHYSEGVTVQLCSIRLSSNPLLAGIKHLNRLEQVLARNEWSTDAIAEGLMLDYQDRLVEGTMSNLFLVKDEHLLTPNLNESGIEGIMRQRVIELASVLNMPTEITTLNMDDLYQADEVFLTNSLINIWPVTALSGTNKTWSHGTITQRLQKALSTTDN
- the fabF gene encoding beta-ketoacyl-ACP synthase II; this encodes MSKRRVVVTGLGAVTPVGLTVKESWENIVAGKSGVAPLTLFDVSDFTVRFGASVKNFDVTSVIPKKDAKKMDTFIHYGIAAAKEAIEDAGLVITDENAERIGVAIGSGIGGLPGIEAGYDSYLNGGPRKISPFFVPSNIINMISGNLSIMYGMKGPNTAIVTACSTGTHCISAAGRMIQYGDADVMIAGGAEMATSKTGLGGFAAARALSTRNDDPAAASRPWDKDRDGFVLGDGAGVIVLEEYEHAVKRGATIYAELVGSGMSSDAYHMTSPSEGGEGAARCMVNAIKDAGLNPEAIDYINAHGTSTPAGDAAETQAIKKALGDAANNVAISSTKSMIGHLLGAAGGVEAVFSLLAIRDQVAPPTINLDNQDESCDLDYVPNTARQMKIDVAMSNSFGFGGTNGTVIFKKLS
- the acpP gene encoding acyl carrier protein, whose amino-acid sequence is MSDIEARVKEIVVEQLGVNADEVTADASFIDDLGADSLDTVELVMALEEAFECEIPDEEAEKITTVKEAVSYINAHQS
- the fabG gene encoding 3-oxoacyl-ACP reductase FabG, translating into MSLDGKIALVTGATRGIGKAIAISLGEQGATVIGTATSENGAVTISDFLKEANIQGRGIVLNVTDADAIDNVVSTIESEFGAPEILVNNAGITRDNLLMRMKDDEWDDIINTNLTPIYKLSKRCLRAMTKARWGRIITITSVVGAMGNAGQTNYAAAKAGVIGFSKSLAREVGARGITVNTVAPGFIDTDMTSSLPEAHKTALLEQVPLKRLGLPEEIAAAVSYLASTHAGYVTGETLHVNGGMYMS
- a CDS encoding beta-ketoacyl-ACP synthase III, producing the protein MMYSRIAGTGSYLPEKVLSNHDLESMVETSDQWIKERTGIKERHIAAENETTTDLAYQASLKAIEAAGINNDDIDLIIVATTTPTQIFPSTASLLQAKLNIAGCPAFDIQAVCTGFVYALTVADKFIKSGGVKNVLVVGAETISRIIDWTDRNTCVLFGDGAGAVVLQASEQHGIISTHIHSDGSFNRLLQVPTGPGSVVTDESPYIDMQGNEVFKVAVKTLSSIVDETLEANQLDKSDIDWLIPHQANIRIIAATARKLQMSMDHVVVTVDKHGNTSAASIPLALDVAVRDGRIKRGETLLFEAFGGGFTWGSALIQY
- the plsX gene encoding phosphate acyltransferase PlsX, coding for MSLTISIDAMGGDHGPQVVIPAAISALKKHPDVTLILVGDEETIHSHLQKNGVDNEPRLIVHHASQQVEMDELPSQALRGKKDSSMRVAINLVKEGQAAACVSAGNTGALMATARFVLKTLPGIERPAIVSALPTMKGHTYVLDLGANVDSSAAHLVQFALMGSVLAELVDGKDKPKVGLLNIGSEEIKGNERVKEASRLLEQTDLNYIGYVEGDGLYHGEADVLVCDGFVGNVALKTSEGVVHMIRHYLRQSFTRNWLTKLAGLIASPVLKHFRNELDPRAYNGANLIGLQGIVIKSHGGADEFAFANAINIAIVEAAQDVPKNITKHLEVLLEGQVL
- the rpmF gene encoding 50S ribosomal protein L32 yields the protein MAVQQNKKSASRRGMRRSHDALTETTLSVDSTSGELHRRHHVSADGYYRGRKVVADKSE
- a CDS encoding YceD family protein, with amino-acid sequence MRQQLPKEIDPFRFSHNGRELEGEIELTELSRLKPSLFSDSGTVKIKMRFDIDQTGTPYMQGNFVTTLSLTCERCMEELLYPVEVNTLLGLVKHERLVSRLSEQYEPWIIDETEFVNPADVVEDELILALPLVPKHDFDCLPKEVWQSGDEEIEETPEKQASPFAVLSALKSKK
- the purF gene encoding amidophosphoribosyltransferase, which gives rise to MCGIIGIVGHSEVNQALYDGLTVLQHRGQDAAGIMTCDDDGKFFLRKDNGLVKDVFHTRHMIRLKGKMGIGHIRYPTAGCSTSAESQPFYVNSPFGIALAHNGNLTNTKVLKDELFQTDRRHLNTDSDSEVLLNVLAHELQNSSKLTPQPQDIFNAVAQVHRRCRGAYAAVAMISGVGVMAFRDPYGIRPAVIGKRETEQGTEYVVASESVAVDILDYELVRDIEPGECVFIDTKGNFYSQQCAENPVKSPCIFEYVYFARPDSMMDGISVHKSRMRMGTKLAQKIKREFPEHDIDVVIPIPDTSRSAALQLSYDLGVVYREGFIKNRYIGRTFIMPGQTMRKKSVRQKLNAIDLEFRGKNVLLVDDSIVRGTTSQQIVQMARDAGANKVYLASAAPPVRFPNVYGIDMPSANEFVAHDRNVEEISKQLGVDWLVYQDLPDLVAAINKKSDVERFDTSCFDGEYITGDIDANYLYYIDAMRNDLNKQNSDKSNAVIELHNN